A DNA window from Sporosarcina sp. ANT_H38 contains the following coding sequences:
- a CDS encoding SepM family pheromone-processing serine protease, whose amino-acid sequence MKKKKFGGIGISLVIVAILFVYPLDSYISQPGGAYELDPLVEVVGGDENDSGSFSLMTISVSKATPASYVLSKFTDKKKLLPAENVRRDGEDDKEYNIRQKKLMTGSQFNAITVAFEKAGLPVDIQYDGVFVMMVLEGGAADGILELGDKIRMVDNVELKESGQFFTLIGDKKLGDEVKISLDRDGKKLDVTLVLKEIPDSDGRAGLGVRFEEDRTLTTDPEVDFKTSNIGGPSAGLMFTLEIMNQLLDEDLTKGYNIAGTGEMLEDGTVGRIGGADFKVIAASRQDVEIFFAPEDDLPDEVRVANPGILTNYEEAVAVAEKIGTKMKIVPVKTVDDALDYLATLEEK is encoded by the coding sequence ATGAAAAAGAAAAAATTCGGTGGGATAGGTATTTCGCTTGTCATCGTAGCCATTTTATTTGTTTATCCACTCGATTCTTATATATCGCAGCCGGGAGGAGCATATGAATTGGATCCACTCGTCGAGGTAGTTGGCGGAGATGAGAACGATTCTGGAAGTTTCAGTCTTATGACGATTTCCGTTTCCAAAGCGACACCAGCTTCTTATGTTTTATCGAAATTCACCGATAAGAAGAAGCTTCTTCCTGCTGAAAATGTAAGAAGAGATGGAGAAGATGATAAGGAATATAATATTCGGCAGAAGAAACTCATGACTGGCTCACAATTCAATGCAATTACAGTTGCTTTTGAAAAAGCAGGGCTTCCCGTTGACATCCAGTATGATGGTGTCTTTGTCATGATGGTCCTTGAAGGGGGAGCGGCCGACGGTATCTTGGAACTCGGAGATAAGATTCGTATGGTTGACAATGTCGAGTTGAAAGAATCAGGACAATTCTTTACCCTTATTGGAGATAAGAAATTGGGAGATGAAGTAAAAATTTCGTTGGACAGGGATGGCAAGAAGCTCGATGTAACGCTCGTCTTGAAAGAGATACCTGACAGTGATGGGCGTGCTGGACTCGGCGTACGTTTTGAAGAGGATAGAACACTCACGACTGATCCGGAAGTCGATTTCAAAACATCGAATATAGGTGGACCATCTGCGGGACTAATGTTCACTCTTGAAATTATGAACCAGTTGCTAGATGAAGACCTTACTAAAGGATATAACATAGCTGGAACTGGAGAAATGCTGGAGGATGGAACCGTCGGAAGGATTGGGGGAGCGGATTTTAAAGTGATAGCAGCATCTCGCCAAGACGTGGAAATATTCTTCGCACCAGAGGATGATTTGCCTGATGAAGTAAGGGTTGCGAATCCGGGAATACTGACTAATTACGAAGAAGCTGTAGCAGTGGCAGAAAAAATAGGCACAAAAATGAAGATTGTGCCAGTGAAAACCGTGGATGATGCACTTGATTATTTAGCGACACTTGAAGAAAAGTAA
- a CDS encoding nucleotidyltransferase, whose amino-acid sequence MKAIGIIVEYNPFHNGHHYHAKQAKKMTNSDIVIAVMSGNFLQRGEPAFVDKWTRANMALNNGVDIVLELPYAFATANAPTFARGAIQLLDAAQCNAFCFGSEDGAIEPFERSLRLIEQAGENYESTVKEAVSRGLSYPKALNEAYHSAANSSTIEGTLADLSKPNNILGFHYMEAANTIGSAMKAVTIPRIVAQYHDDAIEGNHIASATGIRKSFFGSDTLGSVTDFIPDATREILQGWQEEHQSFGNWPSFYPQLRFTILREGPERLAMIADVTEGIENLLYRAAANNGTFEGFMDQVKSKRYTWTRLQRMLTHIFTGFTYDIRSRMEAPSYLRLLGMTTAGRLYLNEHKKRLKLPLVSKAAAFSNPSLEFDIHASDMYALGIGNGTSSTRIGVDYNTHPIIIQ is encoded by the coding sequence TTGAAAGCCATAGGAATTATTGTCGAATATAACCCATTTCATAACGGCCATCATTACCATGCAAAGCAAGCGAAAAAGATGACTAACTCTGATATCGTCATTGCCGTCATGAGCGGTAATTTCCTTCAACGGGGAGAACCCGCATTTGTCGACAAATGGACACGCGCCAACATGGCTCTAAATAACGGCGTGGACATCGTTCTAGAGCTTCCTTACGCATTCGCTACCGCTAATGCTCCAACCTTCGCGCGTGGCGCTATACAGCTGTTGGACGCCGCTCAGTGCAATGCATTTTGCTTCGGCAGCGAAGATGGTGCAATTGAACCTTTTGAGAGAAGTCTTCGCCTCATCGAACAAGCCGGGGAAAATTATGAGTCAACTGTAAAAGAAGCCGTCAGTCGCGGACTTAGTTATCCAAAAGCATTAAATGAGGCCTATCACTCGGCTGCCAATTCCTCTACGATTGAAGGTACGCTTGCTGATCTATCAAAGCCAAATAATATTTTAGGATTTCATTACATGGAAGCGGCCAATACAATAGGCTCGGCAATGAAAGCTGTCACAATTCCGCGTATTGTTGCACAGTATCATGACGATGCAATAGAGGGCAACCATATAGCGAGTGCAACTGGAATCAGAAAATCCTTTTTCGGATCAGACACATTAGGGTCAGTTACAGACTTCATACCTGATGCAACACGCGAAATTTTACAAGGGTGGCAAGAGGAACATCAATCATTCGGAAACTGGCCGTCTTTCTATCCTCAGCTCCGTTTCACAATTTTACGGGAAGGTCCCGAACGTCTCGCGATGATTGCGGACGTCACGGAAGGGATTGAGAATCTTTTGTACCGAGCAGCAGCTAATAACGGAACATTTGAAGGCTTTATGGATCAAGTGAAATCAAAACGATACACCTGGACTCGCCTCCAACGAATGCTGACTCATATATTTACTGGTTTTACGTACGATATTCGGAGCAGAATGGAAGCCCCTTCCTATTTACGGTTACTTGGAATGACAACCGCCGGAAGATTATATTTGAATGAACATAAAAAAAGGCTGAAGCTTCCTCTTGTTAGCAAAGCAGCAGCCTTCTCAAATCCTTCACTTGAATTCGATATCCACGCATCAGATATGTATGCACTCGGAATCGGAAACGGAACTTCTAGCACCCGAATCGGTGTCGATTATAATACACATCCAATTATAATTCAGTGA
- the coaD gene encoding pantetheine-phosphate adenylyltransferase, which translates to MSKIAVVPGSFDPLTNGHLDIIKRAARVFGDVRVAVMNNSSKNSLFTVEERIALIAEVTSVFPNVRVESSSGLLVDYAKSVGASVIVRGLRAVSDFEYEMQITSMNRFLDESIETFFIMTNNQYSFLSSSIVKEVAKYGGEISGLVPIQVEEALRKKYKA; encoded by the coding sequence ATGTCGAAAATTGCAGTTGTGCCTGGTAGTTTTGATCCGCTGACGAATGGACATCTTGATATTATCAAAAGAGCGGCAAGAGTTTTCGGTGATGTTAGGGTCGCTGTCATGAATAACTCATCGAAGAATTCACTTTTTACTGTTGAAGAGCGTATAGCACTTATTGCAGAGGTGACGTCTGTGTTTCCTAACGTGAGAGTAGAGTCATCTTCTGGATTACTTGTGGATTATGCCAAAAGTGTCGGGGCTTCTGTAATCGTTCGTGGATTGCGTGCTGTATCGGATTTTGAGTATGAAATGCAGATTACTTCCATGAACCGGTTTCTCGATGAAAGTATAGAGACGTTTTTCATCATGACGAACAATCAGTATTCATTCCTCAGTTCGAGCATTGTCAAAGAGGTGGCAAAGTACGGAGGCGAAATCTCAGGACTTGTGCCGATTCAAGTTGAAGAGGCATTGAGAAAGAAATACAAAGCGTAA
- the rpmF gene encoding 50S ribosomal protein L32 has product MAVPKRRTSKTVKNKRRTHYKLQVPGMTTCTNCGEIKLAHHICKSCGNYKGKEVVGE; this is encoded by the coding sequence ATGGCTGTACCAAAAAGAAGAACATCCAAAACAGTTAAAAACAAGCGCCGTACGCATTATAAATTGCAAGTACCGGGAATGACTACTTGTACTAACTGTGGCGAAATCAAATTGGCTCACCACATTTGTAAATCATGTGGAAATTACAAAGGAAAAGAAGTTGTAGGCGAATAA
- a CDS encoding methylthioribose kinase: MILNQRFIELGEGYGDVYELCELIKTNSDRLHRTLILSSETPTGHALSFAAAFEPANDSKFMPIYICREGIIQQDTIKSKRRLLFEETAEKVGSTPAVIELKNSSVFAERELFYQYTIGILRLNKLLPPLR; this comes from the coding sequence ATGATATTAAACCAACGATTCATAGAGCTCGGCGAAGGATATGGAGATGTTTATGAACTATGTGAACTGATCAAAACGAATAGCGACCGCCTGCATAGGACATTAATCTTATCCTCGGAAACGCCAACAGGTCATGCTTTGTCATTCGCAGCAGCCTTTGAGCCCGCAAATGATAGTAAGTTCATGCCAATTTACATTTGCAGGGAAGGGATTATCCAGCAAGATACCATCAAATCGAAAAGAAGACTACTCTTTGAAGAAACGGCTGAAAAGGTCGGGAGTACACCAGCCGTTATCGAGTTGAAAAACTCTTCAGTATTTGCAGAACGAGAATTATTCTATCAATACACGATTGGGATTCTACGTCTCAACAAACTGCTACCTCCATTGAGATAA
- a CDS encoding YlbG family protein, with protein sequence MIDRQGIIVFLHHLKQAKSFRKYGHVHYISRTMKYVVLYCNKEDVDTVMGKIERLPSVKKVLPSYRPFVKTEYENAKPDKAKEYDYKTGL encoded by the coding sequence ATGATCGATCGTCAAGGTATTATTGTCTTTCTTCATCATTTGAAACAAGCAAAATCATTTCGTAAATACGGTCATGTCCATTATATATCACGCACAATGAAGTATGTCGTCCTATATTGTAATAAGGAGGATGTCGATACGGTCATGGGTAAAATAGAACGTCTTCCATCTGTGAAAAAAGTTTTGCCATCATACCGTCCATTTGTGAAAACAGAATATGAAAATGCAAAACCTGATAAAGCGAAAGAATATGACTATAAAACTGGATTATAA
- a CDS encoding glycerophosphodiester phosphodiesterase family protein, translating into MGRKTNVALTVGAAGVAAWAASKVVAKPVPRKGKKALAFDTPVILAHRGGLSEAPENTLAAFSKSAELGIHGFAVDIRLTKDEEIIVFHDEFADRTTDFSGRIADYTLSELKMADAGYWFEDENQNLSYRGKNVEVLSLRELLQKFPHMLIAINLKDSPDTYEGSLMPSKLWRLLEELGAEDCVVVTSSYDEQTDRFNLYAQNKVAIGAGDNEVKKAYASFSSMFGHLYSPRADLFRIPEKLGVFSIGTENFIKFLSQINIPVYFEGVNDKESFVKLLHVGAAGFITDRPTVAMEVVQENLGE; encoded by the coding sequence ATGGGTAGAAAAACAAATGTGGCACTTACAGTAGGTGCGGCCGGCGTTGCCGCATGGGCAGCTTCCAAAGTTGTCGCAAAACCGGTACCGCGTAAAGGTAAAAAAGCACTTGCTTTCGATACGCCGGTCATTCTTGCTCACCGGGGTGGTCTATCAGAAGCTCCCGAGAACACATTAGCAGCATTTTCAAAATCGGCTGAGCTTGGGATACATGGATTTGCAGTCGATATCCGGTTAACAAAAGATGAAGAGATTATTGTCTTCCATGATGAATTTGCAGATCGGACAACAGATTTCTCTGGAAGAATTGCTGACTATACCCTAAGCGAATTAAAAATGGCTGATGCAGGCTATTGGTTTGAAGATGAGAATCAAAATCTTTCTTATCGTGGAAAGAACGTAGAAGTACTTTCTCTCCGCGAACTGCTTCAAAAATTCCCACATATGCTAATAGCCATCAATCTGAAAGATTCTCCCGATACCTATGAAGGAAGCTTGATGCCTTCAAAACTATGGAGACTTCTTGAAGAGTTGGGTGCTGAAGACTGTGTTGTTGTAACAAGTTCATATGATGAACAGACCGACAGATTCAACTTATATGCGCAAAACAAAGTAGCTATCGGTGCAGGTGATAACGAAGTAAAAAAAGCATATGCCTCTTTTTCAAGTATGTTCGGTCATCTTTATAGCCCACGTGCAGATTTATTCAGAATTCCAGAAAAACTAGGCGTGTTTTCTATCGGCACTGAAAATTTCATCAAGTTTCTCTCACAAATTAATATCCCCGTTTATTTTGAAGGAGTGAATGATAAAGAGTCGTTCGTTAAACTTCTACATGTTGGAGCAGCAGGTTTCATCACAGATCGACCGACTGTCGCAATGGAAGTTGTGCAAGAAAACTTAGGCGAATAA
- a CDS encoding DUF177 domain-containing protein, with the protein MKWSIHQLQRYRQGAMPLDEAVDLESVKKRNPEIRNITPVRVTGSCTIGSKKLICRFRLEGTLTLPCSRTWEDVELPFSIEADEQFSWDEEVLAADDEIHPVVGEVVDMTPVFEELVLLEVPLQIYGENAEDMQEAEGKGWSYATDEVYNARLRKELETKVDPRLADLAKLFESKGE; encoded by the coding sequence ATGAAATGGTCAATCCATCAATTGCAGAGATACAGACAAGGTGCGATGCCGCTTGACGAAGCTGTCGACCTTGAATCCGTGAAAAAACGGAATCCGGAAATCCGGAATATTACGCCTGTCCGAGTGACCGGGAGTTGTACAATCGGCTCCAAGAAATTGATATGCCGATTCCGGCTCGAAGGTACGTTGACATTGCCCTGTTCACGAACATGGGAAGACGTCGAATTACCATTCTCAATCGAAGCTGACGAACAGTTCAGCTGGGATGAAGAAGTTCTTGCAGCAGATGATGAAATTCATCCTGTTGTGGGTGAGGTAGTAGACATGACCCCTGTATTTGAGGAGCTCGTCCTCCTTGAAGTGCCGCTTCAAATTTACGGTGAAAATGCCGAGGATATGCAAGAGGCAGAAGGAAAAGGCTGGTCATATGCGACTGATGAGGTGTACAATGCCAGGCTCCGAAAGGAACTGGAAACGAAAGTGGATCCTAGACTTGCCGATTTGGCAAAGCTCTTTGAATCCAAGGGCGAATAG
- the rsmD gene encoding 16S rRNA (guanine(966)-N(2))-methyltransferase RsmD, with translation MRVVAGTRKGTPLKSLAGTDTRPTSDKVKESVFNIIGPYFDGGIAVELFGGSGSLSLEALSRGIDEAFIFEKNVKACAIIKVNAEKCRFTEELHIQRADAKNAVKFLEAKGKKAKLLFIDPPYAETNFYDLAQDFVEAGLLTENAVIVCEHEKQLELPEAYGTYHKMKSSVYGNSAVSIYEK, from the coding sequence GTGAGAGTTGTTGCAGGAACTAGAAAAGGTACTCCGTTGAAATCTTTAGCGGGGACAGATACACGCCCGACATCGGATAAGGTAAAAGAATCCGTGTTCAATATAATTGGACCTTACTTTGATGGTGGAATTGCAGTAGAATTGTTTGGTGGCAGCGGATCTCTTTCACTTGAAGCTTTATCGAGAGGGATAGATGAGGCTTTCATATTCGAAAAAAATGTGAAAGCGTGCGCGATTATTAAAGTGAATGCGGAAAAGTGCCGGTTTACTGAAGAATTACATATTCAACGTGCAGATGCCAAGAATGCTGTGAAATTTTTGGAGGCTAAGGGAAAAAAAGCGAAACTTCTTTTTATTGATCCTCCGTATGCGGAAACAAATTTTTATGATCTTGCGCAGGACTTTGTAGAAGCAGGACTTCTTACTGAAAACGCTGTCATCGTTTGTGAACATGAAAAGCAATTGGAGTTACCGGAAGCGTATGGTACTTATCATAAGATGAAAAGTTCGGTGTATGGAAACAGCGCTGTATCTATTTATGAGAAATGA